A genomic segment from Vanacampus margaritifer isolate UIUO_Vmar chromosome 3, RoL_Vmar_1.0, whole genome shotgun sequence encodes:
- the atp5meb gene encoding ATP synthase membrane subunit eb has protein sequence MAPPVAVSPLIKTARYSALIVGIIYGKKRYDHLKPIAAEEKRIEEEEKKARLEQERIAKELAAANEDTILK, from the exons ATGGCTCCCCCTGTTGCTGTATCTCCATTGATTAAG ACGGCCAGGTATTCAGCTTTGATTGTTGGCATCATTTATGGCAAGAAGAGATATG ATCACTTGAAGCCCATTGCAGCTGAGGAGAAGAGGAttgaggaggaagagaagaaggCCCGTCTGGAGCAGGAGCGCATTGCCAAGGAGCTAGCAGCAG CAAATGAAGACACCATCCTGAAGTAA
- the LOC144049522 gene encoding potassium voltage-gated channel subfamily V member 2-like, protein MGSTGKVFRFFNRRQSLFPNYKVTGPGDSRRSSEIVYPSAKESCVRTWNSMQELSKDIYDIYAEYEDEDDDGQHGSSRQISPSKNYMIYINVGGKPFQIAYKMAARYPKTRIGRLATYTDHNMKLDLCDDYNVTSNEFFFDRDPDTFHSIFNFYRTGVLWIKDELCPRNFLEEINYWGVRIKNTHRCCRISFEERQDELNEQLKIQRELEAEVEIEENEELFQDMVMGHGRRAIWNLMEKPFSSVKAKLMALTSSLFVLISLVAMTLNTVEEMQYRAHMGQLSGKTYWEYVESMCIAFFTMEYLLRLVSTPDLKAFSRSVLNTVDLIAILPQYLQAILEFFDNKENYVKHEADMQAVGQVGKLGQVLRIMRLMRIFRILKLARHSTGLRAFGFTLRQCYQQVGCLFLFIAMGIFSFSAMVYTVEHDMPQTNFTSIPHAWWWASVSISTVGYGDVYPETILGRLFAFICIAFGIILNGLPISILFNKFSDYYSKLKSNQYTASLKNRGKVRIVKRTVQKLNDCFGIGDDHYHAN, encoded by the exons ATGGGGAGCACCGGCAAGGTGTTCCGCTTCTTCAACAGGAGACAAAGTCTTTTCCCCAACTACAAAGTCACAGGTCCCGGCGATAGTCGCAGATCTTCGGAGATTGTTTACCCGTCAGCAAAGGAGAGCTGTGTGAGGACATGGAACTCCATGCAAGAGTTGAGCAAAGACATCTACGATATCTACGCTGAatatgaagatgaagatgatgatggccAGCATGGATCTTCCAGACAGATTTCCCCATCCAAGAATTATATGATCTACATCAATGTTGGTGGGAAGCCCTTCCAAATCGCCTACAAGATGGCAGCGAGGTACCCCAAGACCAGAATTGGGCGACTGGCCACTTACACCGACCACAACATGAAACTGGACCTGTGTGACGACTACAACGTGACCAGCAACGAGTTCTTCTTCGACAGAGACCCCGACACCTTTCACAGCATCTTCAATTTCTACCGGACCGGTGTGCTGTGGATCAAAGACGAGCTGTGCCCCCGCAACTTCCTGGAGGAGATCAACTACTGGGGGGTGAGGATCAAGAACACCCACCGCTGCTGCCGCATCTCCTTCGAGGAACGACAGGACGAGCTGAACGAGCAGCTGAAGATCCAGAGAGAGCTGGAAGCCGAGGTGGAGATCGAGGAGAACGAAGAGCTCTTTCAAGATATGGTCATGGGCCACGGGCGGCGAGCTATTTGGAACTTGATGGAGAAGCCGTTTTCTTCCGTCAAGGCCAAGCTGATGGCACTGACCTCCAGTCTGTTCGTCCTGATCTCACTGGTAGCCATGACGCTGAACACAGTGGAGGAGATGCAGTACAGGGCTCATATGGGCCAGCTCAGCGGGAAGACTTACTGGGAGTACGTCGAGTCAATGTGCATCGCCTTCTTCACCATGGAGTACCTGCTACGTCTGGTCTCCACCCCTGACCTCAAAGCCTTCAGTCGGAGTGTGCTCAACACTGTGGACCTGATCGCCATCCTGCCTCAGTACCTCCAGGCCATTCTAGAATTCTTTGACAACAAGGAGAACTACGTGAAGCACGAGGCCGACATGCAGGCCGTGGGGCAGGTGGGGAAGCTCGGGCAAGTCTTGCGTATCATGAGATTGATGCGGATCTTTCGGATCTTGAAGCTGGCCCGGCACTCCACGGGCCTGCGGGCGTTCGGCTTCACGCTGCGCCAGTGCTACCAGCAGGTGGGCTGCTTGTTCCTCTTCATCGCCATGGGGATCTTCAGCTTCTCTGCCATGGTTTACACGGTGGAACATGATATGCCTCAAACCAACTTCACCAGCATTCCTCATGCGTGGTGGTGGGCATCG GTCAGCATCTCCACGGTGGGCTACGGCGATGTTTACCCAGAGACCATCCTGGGCCGTCTCTTTGCTTTCATCTGCATCGCTTTTGGAATCATCCTCAACGGTTTGCCCATATCCATCCTCTTCAACAAGTTCTCAGACTACTACTCCAAACTCAAATCCAATCAGTACACGGCCTCGCTCAAGAACCGAGGCAAAGTGAGAATCGTCAAGAGGACCGTACAGAAGCTGAACGACTGCTTCGGAATCGGAGATGACCACTACCATGCCAATTaa
- the tmem150aa gene encoding transmembrane protein 150Aa isoform X1 has translation MTAWIVLPVSLSAFSITGIWIVYAMAVMNHHVCPVENWFYNVNCTEEPPRVGFPKTCCTIKDIPLISKCGSFPPESCLFSLIGNVGAFMVVMVCLLRYAQVIEHSHSCWVNTSALVSGCTNAVGLVMVGNFQVVNAKSLHYVGAGVAFPAGLLFVCLQCVLTYRVAVTALDFWMAHLRVALALGAMVSLVLSGIFFWQESFTLQHAAAICEWVFTVDILVFYGTFTYEFGTVTGETLMAGLQQCLRHGSGVILSPGARDSTLSGATKGLKSPGGSSTSTHLNCTPESIAML, from the exons ATGACTGCCTGGATCGTCCTGCCGGTCAGCCTGTCTGCCTTCTCCATCACGGGAATATGGATAGT GTATGCCATGGCTGTAATGAATCATCATGTTTGTCCTGTGGAGAACTG GTTCTACAATGTGAACTGCACAGAGGAGCCGCCCCGAGTAGGCTTTCCCAAGACCTGCTGCACCATCAAGGACATCCCCCTCATCAG TAAATGTGGTTCTTTTCCGCCTGAAAGCTGCCTGTTTAGCCTCATCGGCAATGTCGGAGCCTTCATGG TGGTGATGGTGTGCCTTCTGCGCTACGCCCAGGTGATAGAACACAGCCACAGTTGTTGGGTTAACACCAGCGCTCTGGTGTCGGGCTGCACCAACGCAGTGGGTCTGGTCATGGTGGGCAACTTCCAG gtTGTCAATGCCAAGTCTCTTCACTACGTGGGCGCCGGCGTGGCCTTTCCAGCGGGGCTGCTCTTCGTGTGCTTGCAGTGTGTGCTCACCTATCGGGTGGCCGTCACCGCCCTTGACTTCTGGATGGCACACCTCCGCGTGGCTCTGGCACTCGGAGCCATGGTCTCCCTCGTGCTCA GCGGCATCTTCTTCTGGCAGGAGAGCTTCACGCTCCAGCACGCCGCAGCTATCTGCGAGTGGGTCTTCACCGTGGACATCCTGGTCTTCTACGGCACCTTCACCTACGAGTTTGGCACGGTCACCGGCGAGACTTTGATGGCAGGCCTGCAGCAGTGTCTCCGCCACGGCTCGGGGGTCATCTTGAGCCCCGGGGCCCGGGACTCCACGCTGAGCGGGGCGACGAAGGGTCTCAAGTCCCCCGGGGGGAGCAGCACGTCAACGCATCTCAACTGCACCCCCGAGAGCATAGCCATGTTGTAG
- the tmem150aa gene encoding transmembrane protein 150Aa isoform X2 yields the protein MTAWIVLPVSLSAFSITGIWIVYAMAVMNHHVCPVENWFYNVNCTEEPPRVGFPKTCCTIKDIPLISKCGSFPPESCLFSLIGNVGAFMVVMVCLLRYAQVIEHSHSCWVNTSALVSGCTNAVGLVMVGNFQVVNAKSLHYVGAGVAFPAGLLFVCLQCVLTYRVAVTALDFWMAHLRVALALGAMVSLVLSILFSPGDAQNPELPSPRCTLTSSSQAASSSGRRASRSSTPQLSASGSSPWTSWSSTAPSPTSLARSPARL from the exons ATGACTGCCTGGATCGTCCTGCCGGTCAGCCTGTCTGCCTTCTCCATCACGGGAATATGGATAGT GTATGCCATGGCTGTAATGAATCATCATGTTTGTCCTGTGGAGAACTG GTTCTACAATGTGAACTGCACAGAGGAGCCGCCCCGAGTAGGCTTTCCCAAGACCTGCTGCACCATCAAGGACATCCCCCTCATCAG TAAATGTGGTTCTTTTCCGCCTGAAAGCTGCCTGTTTAGCCTCATCGGCAATGTCGGAGCCTTCATGG TGGTGATGGTGTGCCTTCTGCGCTACGCCCAGGTGATAGAACACAGCCACAGTTGTTGGGTTAACACCAGCGCTCTGGTGTCGGGCTGCACCAACGCAGTGGGTCTGGTCATGGTGGGCAACTTCCAG gtTGTCAATGCCAAGTCTCTTCACTACGTGGGCGCCGGCGTGGCCTTTCCAGCGGGGCTGCTCTTCGTGTGCTTGCAGTGTGTGCTCACCTATCGGGTGGCCGTCACCGCCCTTGACTTCTGGATGGCACACCTCCGCGTGGCTCTGGCACTCGGAGCCATGGTCTCCCTCGTGCTCAGTATCCTTTTCTCGCCTGGTGACGCTCAG AACCCCGAGCTCCCGTCTCCTCGTTGCACCTTAACCTCTTCCTCCCAGGCGGCATCTTCTTCTGGCAGGAGAGCTTCACGCTCCAGCACGCCGCAGCTATCTGCGAGTGGGTCTTCACCGTGGACATCCTGGTCTTCTACGGCACCTTCACCTACGAGTTTGGCACGGTCACCGGCGAGACTTTGA